The Antechinus flavipes isolate AdamAnt ecotype Samford, QLD, Australia chromosome 5, AdamAnt_v2, whole genome shotgun sequence DNA segment AGAGGACACCAGCCCACTTTATACATGAACCATTTTCTTCAGCCTGCTGAATTTAGTTTCACAAAGAAACAAAGCTATAAAGGCATTTAAAAACCATTATCTTAAATTCTTTTTAGAagcactgactttttttttttttttttgcaaccagTTATATACATAGTGTTACATAACAGCTCTGGAGTACAGTACATGCAGCAGAATATACCTGttgaatataaaatacttttcttaaAATCTTCATTGTTGTAATTCTTTGAAGATTAAATAACAGAATGCCCATTACTTTGAGAAAATGGCTGGAGAGTACAAATGTCTGCATATGTTGGCCACTGAAATAATCCAAGGCTAACTGGAATAGTATTTATAGCACACTGCGAGTGCATAAATAATTTACTTACATTATTAAAACACaactaataaaattaatagtTTGAGATCTTATAGGACTGCCTATATTAATCCTTTAAGTGGTTGCCAGGaaatgtgatttgtttttttaagtcctgtataaaatgctttgcattaAGTTTTTCCCAAGCTTATTTATGTCTACTGCCTCTTCTCTTCATCGCAGCAGTACACTGTGGACAGTACCATTTTCCTTTTGGTGCTTCCGTCAATCCAACACACCCATAATGGAACCATTCTATAGGGCactagaaaacaaaatatcaacaaaaatctttattatcactaagaaaaaaaaatgactgccatttcaattaaattattattgtaatCATATTACAAAGTTTTTAGAGCTAAaggttgtgtgtatgtatatacacacacacacacacacacacacacacacacacacacatatatatatatatacatatatatatatatatatataaagttaaaataCAGTTGGTGCTTTACAGTTTACAAAGGGCTTCACTACTATTCTATTCTGAGATGTAGTCTAGCCCTTtctttttacaagtgagaaaacaaaGAATCTGATTTCTGATAAGCTTATTTTATTCATAATTGGGATATTTATAATTAGTACTTCActcaatttcattaaattaaaaagttgacATATGACTCTTCAAAAGCAAGGAGAAAACTATGAGATCTTGCATACaagctaaatatattttaaatatttttaaaatttttgtcttaCTAATTCCCTTCAAAAGTATGGAAGCATGTTACAGATATAAACTTTTATCACCTTTGtggatttaaaatattcatagagGTCAAGTCTTATATACacaagaaaacacaggtccttTGCAGTTATACTGCTATTTCcgaacaacaaaaacatttctaaaaaaagaaatggaacacaGATGGAGCTagggaagaaaatggtaaatgaaACACCAACAAATGTGCTACTTTTCTTCATCAACTGTTCAAATAAGAGCTTTTTCAGtgccctttaaaaaaataatacaataaaattcttCAGCAGAACCCATTCACAACTAGGTAAGTGATTTTGGGAAGAGGAGCTGTTGCTAGTGTCCTCCTAGCCTATAACTTACTCCCTAAAACACAAAAGCAATAAGatacaataaaatgtaaaagtttAATTATAGCTTTCCTTTTAACCTCCACTGCCTTTTCTAAATTTCAAATTTGCTTTCAATACCGGAATGCCCATATAACCacttaattctttctctttgccACTTTTATAAAATTCAGTGGTCTGCCTACAGCCAAATAACAattacagacaaaaaaaattgatatgaatatagatatagaaCAAAAATGCCAGGACCAAATCCAAAATAGGCTCCCTTCTTATGGAAAACTCCTTTTTCCAAAAATCTTTAATGATAAAACATTGAGGCAGCTacgtggtataatggatagaataccagccctgaagtaaagagtacctgagttcaaatctggcctcagagacgtTTACCACTttctagcaagtcacttaaccccaattgcctcagcaaataataataataacaacaaaataaacaaaaaagataaaaaaccaaGTAACTTCTTTATCTCTACTCTCTGAAGGTTTGTAAAGGTCCTAAAGAATAAGATCAGTATTATATCTTTGTTTATGTACTAAATGAATAACATAAactagaaaacaaacatttagCGTTTATCATTTGTAAGACAATATATATCACTGTCTTATAGATCATAATTCAATTAATGGAATAGGAATGTAATTCAAAGACATATATTACTTCCCTACACACTTTTTAAAGCAttcctttttaaagtttctatgtTTGTTGCAATAAATGTATTCTAGATATtgttaaatacatttttcttttaggagAAAGAGGTGTCACATTTACATCTGTGAAAACTGTTGAAAGAGATGCTATGTCAGTAGttataaaattatcattacatTTTAATACTGAGTAAATTTAAGGGAATTATTTACTTTTAGAATGTTCCAACATTCCAAAAGTATCAATCAACAATCATAATAATCTTACttctccactccccccccccaatcactttgtttttatttggatataatttatatatatctataaatgtacATACATTCTTCCCCAATAGGATGCAATGTCTGTAAGGAAAGGGACTGTTTCTTTTTTGGGGCCTACTACCATGTCTGATACATAGTGGCAGTTAATCAATGATTGATGACCgattttaattttcttgatcctaaattaataacaatatcaaataataacaaaaacaaaaccacaattTTGAGATTATAACAGAACTAAAGGACaattttcatatattaaaaatgcTAATGTTTTCTACCATTCCAACATATTATTTTGATACTTACATCTTGGTTATCACATCCTACCATTTCACCATAGGatacctgatttaaaaaaaaaaaaattaaatgtgaatatTTAATAGCCAACCAAAAAACTCTGGATGTTTAAAAACACATTTAACCTTTGTAATCCCTAATTTACATACTTTTCATACAAAATCTTACATATAATTACATGTAATTCTTACATATAAATGGCTATACTGCTTGAGAGacctccccctcttctctctgCTTCCATTGCCACAGCTTggaattttcctctttccatctgTTTCTTAGTCTATTGCTCCCTGAAACTACTCATTCCAACCTCTTCTTCACATCTCACCTTACTTCAAGGCCAACTTACTTCAACGAGGCAAGAATGACATTAGTAAGGAAAAAGGATAGTAAATCTCTAGAAGATTCTTTTCACTGATCTTCCCACTTTTATTAACAATCCTCCATCATCTGCCCACAATCCATCTCATCACCCTCACTCATCTTTGGATAAGTGAGACTCTTCAGGTCTTGTCTAAAGATGCTGTTGttctcaaatttatatgaattttaatCCTTAGTATGCATTAATACTTTAGAATTGGACATggtagagaagagggaagaagaggaaatatacaacttaacaaaaaagaaacttttataaTTTCCCAATGGAGACTACAAACAGCATTATAAAGTTGAAAAGGTTTTGAATATAGTCCTGATAAGACTTTCTGTCCACGTCTGTATATCAACTTAATTAAGTACAGAGAATATCTTCACAAAATGGGTGGTCACCAGGTGATGAATTCTTTTGTCCAGGATGATTTATGAAACGGATAAAAGTACAAAAAGCCCTGATCTGCAGTCATCacgaagtaggaaaaaaaaaagttttgaaaataaagttgggaattaagaaataaaagaggcCAAAGATTAGCAGAATATGCAAAAACTTCACATCTATATAACAAATAGCTTCTTTAAGAAGGGAACTGGAATGCATTAGAGCATCAAACATTCTcactgaaaaatggaaaaaatgtaactGACTACATCTCAACAAGAAAATGCTTAATTATTGATAATGAAGTCATTCTGAATCTGCTGTCTTGCGTACTGTAAAATTAAATACTGATAAACCAgaacaaaaattaacaaaagtacccaataaaaaaagaataaaaaattgaatataattacCAAATCTTTAATTTAACCTATTTAAACAAGTTATTAGTctaaaaaggagggaagagagaaaagtgaaCAAGATAAAGACACCAACTTTGGTAATTACTATTTGTAAGAGAGATTTGAATAATGTCAAAGTTAGCATAAGAAGCAGCCCAGAAACTGCCTCAGATCTAAACTTGAAGTGAAAATTGATCTGTAAAAAGTTCAGCATGAGACCAAGTAAATCAGATTATActaaatattcataaataaaactagaaggaTAATGAATAGGTGCAAATTGGAACACATCTATCAGCATTTCTAAAGTAATCTACTTTTTTGGTAAATGAAACCATCAGAATTGAACTCTTACCTTAGTAAATGATGTGTTATATGAGCAAGTGAAAATAATACTTAGGAAGATGAAGTCAGTAAGGACATTTAGACCTTAATACATAAAATAACCAATCTTCAAGTAATATATTCTTAATGAAACTCAGAAACAAATTTTCAAGATCTCAAAGATAGTAATAATACAAAAACAGGAAAGGCCATAGATAAAATtattaccaaaaagaaaatacagagaagATATTAAATATCAATCTACATATTAACTCTCCTATCTCTATAAAACCATTCTGAGGATGATCTATTTATATATCAAGAATGTCCTTcaagaaaataagggaattgaTCAGGCAGGCTTTcacatttaattctttataacaaagtaTAGTTTCAGTTACAAAACTGAGCAATTTAGATATTAAAAAATCCCACTCTTTGTTAATCaccaaaatcaaacaaataaatatatttcatttgttaGGATGAAAGTTTCAAAGACTCTTCTCCAACTTAATATTATAAAaacttatataatataataaatgtacCTGATGAGGTAAACTGTTCAACCATCAATCagtaaagaatgaataaaatagagaatacaTTTGTGAACACATTCATTCTGCTCTTGTGGAGAATATTTCATACAAGGTCCGAACAAAAATGGGATTCTGATATATGGTAAGGTACTTAATATGCTCCTGTTTCTGGAAGACTTTATACTAATATACATTACACATTCAGAACATGGGACCTCTTATAAAATTGAtgattatacaaagaaaaaaaaaaaagatcagtccAGGAATCCatgcagaaaacaaaaatgaatgaagaatacATATTGCCCAGACACTGAAACATAGACAAGTGGCCCACTAAACTTAATTTATCAATGTATACATACTGGAGAGCAGCTTCAGTTCAAAAATGAATTGGGTACTACAATAGGATTAGATAAGGCTAGATTGAAATATAGGAAAATGTAGTACTTTTAAGATGCTCTACTAACTTATATTTTAAACaccaataatattcttttatttttgatgatttgCAATTACATAACATCATTATTCTAGTGACATTATGTAgttgtaaataataaaaaaaaaaaaaaaaaacaccacaatgatttttaaatcacttgaaaagcaagagaaaatcCATTTGATCTAACTAAGAACTGCTATTTCTTGCATACTGAAAAGGATACAAATAATTATCAAAGACATTTAAGACCAGAAACTGAGATAAGTATAGTAACAACCAGGAATAACAGTTCAAGTCCTATAatagtaagcaaaaaaaaatctgtaaatagCAGAAGAGAgccaatataataatgataattctaCTAAACTAATATACTTATTCAATGCCAAAGTTACCAAAAAAACGATTTtgttgaactagaaaaaataagaagaaaattcatttggaagaataaaaaatcaaagaCTTCAAAGgagtaacagaaaaaaatatatatatataaaggaaggaagattAATAGTTCCAGATCTTAAGCTATGTTACAAGGTGGTAactcaaaatcatttggtacagattaagaaatagaaaggtggatcaatggaacagaGAAGACATTATATACTACAGAGTAAATTGTAAATTATTATGGTGTTTgacaaaagtaaaaatttaagCTTTGGGGATAACAATTCActctttggtaaaaaaaaaaaaatgttgaaaaaaatagaaatcaatctAACAAGCTGGTACAGATCAGAATCTTATATCATCTACCAggacaaggtcaaaatggatacataacctagataaaaagagaaatattataagaaaaagtagaaaaacacAGAATACATTATTTAACAGATTTATGGatagaagaatttatgaataaacaagaaatagcATTTAAGAAGGAAGATGTCATCATaatgacattaaattaaaaagattttgtacaaataaaatcaatgcaaccaagattagaaggaaagcagaaaattgagaaaataatctttatataGTTTCTTGGAAGAGAGTCAATGGCTATGAACAGATAGTTGtttgataaagaaatcaaaactatatgtaatcacatgaaaaaatgcccatagtcattactgattagagacatgaaaatgaaaacaactttaaGATATCATCTCTCACCTATCAGATagactaaaatgatagaagaggaaaattacaaataCTGGAAgcgatgtggaaaaattgggacattaattcaGTGTTGGTGGATCTTTGAACCGATTCAACCATATTGTAGCACAACCTAGATTTATGtacaaagagttattaaactgcccATACTCTTTAACCTGATAATACTATTATTTCTCACagagatggggaaaaggaaaagaatctatgcatcctgaaatatttatagcagctctctttgtgctggcaaagaactgaaaattgagggaatgagCATCAATCAAGAATGGTTAATCAAGTTGTGAcatgtgattgtaatggaatagtatCACACtgttaagaaataatgaactggttgattttagaaaaacatggaaaagtcttgtatgaaataatgaaataatgaagtgatcagaaccaagagtatattgtacacagaaatagcaatattattcaaagaataattgtgaacACGCAAGTTATTCTGAGTACTATAAATACTaagatcaactataaaagacctatgaaggaagatgctgtcAACCTCCAAAGAGAACTGATAAGCAGAAGCATTCATATTAAGTacagttttacatatatttataagtcTGTATCAAATGGTGTCCTTCTCTACTgcgaggggaggaaggagggagggaaacgATTCCAAActtaaaattcaacaaaaacaaacaaacaaaaaccagtaGAAGGCTCCATTTACACTGGCTATCCAATTTTTGGATTAGTAAAAACATGGACAAGAATTGCACTGAATCAAGGTATGGACTGATTTTGACTTgaagagagagtaaaagagacagagaagagggcaagaaagggaaagacataaggaaagagagacagagaaatacagtgagaaagacatacacaaagagatacaaagacaaagatatGGGGAAAGAGGTAGagacaagaagagagagagaaaaagacagagagagagagaaagacagagacacagaggcaagagaaagagacagaaagagagagagagagagagagagagagagagagagtgagtatgtatgtatagcaaagaaaagtaggaaaaaaagcaattaaattttattatattctgaaATAGGCTGGAAAGAGGGGGGATACAAGTTAGAAAGAAATAGGAATGacaatggaaaggaaagagaaaaaaaaattacatcaagaTCAAGATTGTCATTGTTTCTTAGTCTTTGCTTGAGACCATGAAACTGGGAAAGTAATTGCTCGCATTGTAAGAATGGAAGTTTCAGACTCCTGTTTTTCTCAGTAAGAAATCTAAATACACTGTCTCATAGGAATACTTTTTATGAAAGTTCATTTCTAGGACACTAATAATTCAGATTTACAGTTAAGGCatgttatatactttaaaaaaattattaggtgGAAAGATAAATGGTAGACATTAGGAACCTGGACACTTTCTATGCTATTGCTTCTATGGGAAAGTAATCCATagttaaaaatgactgaacttttAAGAACATAGCACTTCTATAGAATTACttatgaaatatttgcaaaaaaaatctacattttatttaaaaagtaaaataacatcAAATTTATATGTAGACgaagtaaaaaaagaatatttttaataagctgatgaaaattaaaataaatgagtaGATATTAATGCATGTATTTACAATACCTAAAAGAAGATTACTAAGGTTTGTTATTTATTAGGATGACAAATATGAAGTTCTTATTTTTGCCCCTAAAATTTCAGGTTAAGTAAGTGAGTATGATGCTGAGGAGCTTCTAGTTATGGCATTTATGCACTTTCATAAGCTAGTCTATTATCCCTACTAACAAAATAaggaataaatgttaaaataaaaacaccGTGTACtcaaatactattttcttttggaatttttccAGCTCATGAAAGGGTCAAGATgaatcatattttctttaaaaaaaaaaaaaaaaagatttccttgcCTCAAATGCCATCTCATTCATTTCAGTGTGTAATTTCATGCCTTCTACTTACATAGCTTTATCTGTGTACTAAGAGCTACAATACATATTGCATTAAAATCCAGAACCAATTGCATCATTCAGAATCTTTCAAGGAATTGTCTGAAAAGATATACTAACAAGAAAtcaagagagaaggggaaggcagaatcttgtaaaaatgaaatcatattctAAGTTGGATTTGTTTTTCACTTCATCTAGattaaaagaatattagatatttaCCTGATTACAAATACAATAACGTGGTTCATTTGGGTCATAAGTCCAATCAACCTGGTTGTTTGAATCAGACTCTGGTATTGCTGTTGTTTGTTGAGAGAGTTCTTGTGCTAATGCTGATGATGAGGAACATGAtgataaagaggaagaagaagaggaagatgatgaCTGCTGGCTTGAAGACTTGTTGTTGTTTCTGGAAAAGAGCAAAAATTTTATTTGGTAGAGAATATAGGGGAAGTCAATTAATGAATTTCTACAAAAGTGcctgaaaggaaagaatttgattatattatttagtgtttcttttaatatgtaaattaaaaaataatttcaaatataagaatgaaaattttgTGTAATGGGAAAAAACACAAAGACTCCTGAAGAGTTGTTTATCATTACTGAATTGCTTTTTGTGGCTACTGAATTATTAGTGACCTAGCCTCCTACTTTACTGTGAAGGCTGAGGCTATCTGATACAAACTCCGagtttctttcttccattctttaaaaaacttATCATCATCACAATTatcatcatttaacttctcttagtGACACACATCCCTACTACTCACTAAGACTAACCTCTTGGCGTGTACATTGATCTGATCCCATCCACTCTCTCCTGCATTTTTTAGGGCCTTGCTCCCATAGTTATTCCCTTCACTGCAACCTAAAAAAGACCTCCCTTGACCCTTGTAGCCCATGTAGCTATAATCTCACCTTTCATCCTTTAGCTTCTTTAAGAAATGGAATAAACCAAAAGCTTACAATTTCTCCATATTCTCCCTTAATCCTCCGCAAGGTTCCCTAGTGgaactaattaataaattcaatgtttttttttttccccccctagTAATCATCCTCTAGGACCTCTCTAACTTTAACACTGTTGACCATCCTCTTTTATGAGATACTTTCTCTTCTAAACAAACTCTTCTGATTCTTCTATTTGCAATTGTTCCTTCAGTATTCCTTAGCTTCTCCTCCTGCTTTTATTCCCAATTCCCTTAAGGTACACAAATGTTCCTTAAGAGTGAGTTTTAGGATTTTCCCACTTCTTTCCATAGTCTCTTTTTTGACAGTCTCATTCACTTCTATGGCTTCAATGATCAATTTTATGCAGACAACTACTACATATTTGTCTCCAATGATAACTTCTCTGAATTTTAGACCCATATTCAGTGGCCTTCATGATATCTCCATACAGATATCTAAAGTATATGTCACTCCTAAACGATATTAAGCTTGTAGGAACAGGaataaaagttaaacaaaatCCTAAACTAACTTATCCTACTGATTATTTCTGCCCTGTACTTCTATAGTCTCTATCATTATTTAAAGATGCTGAAGAACAAGCTGTATGGTTCTTAGAGAGGATACTTTAAACTAAGTAAGGTTAGGTAAAACAAACacgaaaaacaaaaacaaacttactTGCTTTTTCGACCACTTCGTGAGTCTGTTGCTGCTGAACTTATGGTCTGAGTTAATGTAGATGCCAATGCTGATGAAGAATAGCCAGTTGATTCCCTGGCTAATGAAAATTCTCTTCCTAGCTGGAAGTCATTATTCTTAAAAGCTTCATAACTTGCCTTTAAACTTGATGTTCTTCTACCTTCTTTCATCTAAAAAGATACGACAGTATTAGAATACACAGTCATCAATATGTACTGGCTAACTTTAAACTTATTGCAATTAAAACTACTGCATCTGAATATTAAAAAGTAGACATCAATCATAAAATGTATATTATCTTCTGACCAGAGACACTTAAAAAAAGTCTGTAAACACTAAGCTGTGCAGCTGGGCAAATGTGCCAACATCTATAATAGAACGAACAACTTTAAGAACTAAAGAAAAGACTCAAGAGCACAAAAAAGGTACATAAGCCAAAGTGCAATCTTGGTAGATTTATCTTTCGTTATCTTATATTCTCTAAACTTGAAATGGTTTACGCTACAAGCTTAATTTGTTAATTCTACCtaagaaaattacatataaaactatTTCAAATGAACTGATATGGaagcaatataatttatttcatttaaaaaaattctaccttttatacattttattatatttgttaggGTTCTATACAGATTGACAAAAGAAAACTACCGGCCCTACCCCCATGTATAACTATTCTTTTACCTGGGCTGTGGCTTGAACTGCTTGAGCTGCTGCCATGGTAATTGCTCCAGCTCCAGTTCCTGAAGATAATGAGCCGATGTTATAGGATGCCAGCGGTTGAGAAGAATTCACATTGTAAGCATTGTTAGAAGAGGTTGAAGAATTATTGTTTCGACATCCTGAGTAAAAGtaaaacacaagagaaaatggagaaagtatAATTTCAGTGAGATAAAAAAATATTCCTTCCCCGTTTAGACAGTAATGAATAACTCAAAAACAATACTGTTTAATTGAAAGAAAGTCACTATAAATTAGGTCAAAGAATTTCAAggagaattaaatttttttctgttttctttctttagtaataacatgtaaatatatggCATTATTCAAAACAAGATCCAAACTgtctaaaatcctatttttttttaattcaggcttagaataaatttagagaaatacatttaagaaattaaaattaccTGGAGTATTTTCTTTAGAGGCATCTGATGTAAGAGTGGATAGAAGAGCTTCAGATTTAAACTTCTTTTCAGGAATGTGATCTGTTGTAGTATGGTGAGAAGTTGGATTATACTT contains these protein-coding regions:
- the ING3 gene encoding inhibitor of growth protein 3 isoform X2 yields the protein MLYLEDYLEMIEQLPMDLRDRFTEMREMDLQVQNAMDQLEQRVSEFFMNAKKNKPEWREEQMTSIKKDYYKALEDADEKVQLANQIYDLVDRHLRKLDQELAKFKMELEADNAGITEILERRSLELDTPSQPVNNHHAHSHTPVENHIPEKKFKSEALLSTLTSDASKENTPGCRNNNSSTSSNNAYNVNSSQPLASYNIGSLSSGTGAGAITMAAAQAVQATAQMKEGRRTSSLKASYEAFKNNDFQLGREFSLARESTGYSSSALASTLTQTISSAATDSRSGRKSKNNNKSSSQQSSSSSSSSSLSSCSSSSALAQELSQQTTAIPESDSNNQVDWTYDPNEPRYCICNQVSYGEMVGCDNQDCPIEWFHYGCVGLTEAPKGKWYCPQCTAAMKRRGSRHK
- the ING3 gene encoding inhibitor of growth protein 3 isoform X1 — protein: MLYLEDYLEMIEQLPMDLRDRFTEMREMDLQVQNAMDQLEQRVSEFFMNAKKNKPEWREEQMTSIKKDYYKALEDADEKVQLANQIYDLVDRHLRKLDQELAKFKMELEADNAGITEILERRSLELDTPSQPVNNHHAHSHTPVEKRKYNPTSHHTTTDHIPEKKFKSEALLSTLTSDASKENTPGCRNNNSSTSSNNAYNVNSSQPLASYNIGSLSSGTGAGAITMAAAQAVQATAQMKEGRRTSSLKASYEAFKNNDFQLGREFSLARESTGYSSSALASTLTQTISSAATDSRSGRKSKNNNKSSSQQSSSSSSSSSLSSCSSSSALAQELSQQTTAIPESDSNNQVDWTYDPNEPRYCICNQVSYGEMVGCDNQDCPIEWFHYGCVGLTEAPKGKWYCPQCTAAMKRRGSRHK
- the ING3 gene encoding inhibitor of growth protein 3 isoform X3, translating into MEFSTRNYEYDAMDQLEQRVSEFFMNAKKNKPEWREEQMTSIKKDYYKALEDADEKVQLANQIYDLVDRHLRKLDQELAKFKMELEADNAGITEILERRSLELDTPSQPVNNHHAHSHTPVEKRKYNPTSHHTTTDHIPEKKFKSEALLSTLTSDASKENTPGCRNNNSSTSSNNAYNVNSSQPLASYNIGSLSSGTGAGAITMAAAQAVQATAQMKEGRRTSSLKASYEAFKNNDFQLGREFSLARESTGYSSSALASTLTQTISSAATDSRSGRKSKNNNKSSSQQSSSSSSSSSLSSCSSSSALAQELSQQTTAIPESDSNNQVDWTYDPNEPRYCICNQVSYGEMVGCDNQDCPIEWFHYGCVGLTEAPKGKWYCPQCTAAMKRRGSRHK